A genomic window from Vagococcus sp. CY52-2 includes:
- a CDS encoding LTA synthase family protein — protein sequence MFILKHKYNKNWLNTRMGFFSLMVVLFWLKNLLAYTVDFNLGIESFFQYVILFISPVATTVFLFSAALYIKSPKKAYITLLIISSLTTLLLFSNVIYYREFTDFITVNTMLGAGKVASGLGESALRMFRPYDLLYWIDIIVVIVLLATKKIKIDERPIAIRSAFAVTSFSILLFSANLTLAETDRPELLKRTFSRDHIVKYLGMNVFTVYDGVQTYNATQRRAQASQNDLVDVQKYVKTHYAKPNDDMFGIAKGRNVIYVHLESFQQFLIDYKLKDENGVEHEVTPFLNSLFHSNETFSFDNAFHQVGSGKTSDAETLLENSFFGLSQGPLFTQLGDKNTFQSAPNILGQTQGYTSVAFHGNSGSFWNRNETYKHLGYNYFFDGSYYDVNENNSFQYGLHDKPFLAQSIQYLEHVQQPFYSKFILVSNHYPYAKFKDDNAGFPMANTSDATINGYFATANYLDTAVKEFFDYLKASGLYDNSVIVLYGDHYGISNSRNKSLAELLGKSKEEWNDFDDTAVQRVPVMFHIPGQTKGGIDHTFGGQVDILPTLLHLLGVDTQPYIQLGQDFFSKDKDQIVAFRNGTIVTPKYTILSEATYDTKTGELIDSPTEEQLTEIADIKEKGTTQLNMSDAITNGDLLRFNTNSGLKPLDPAKFDYKNGLDKLLQVEQQKGDKSTSVYSLHNNQSTVGLFKTQTYKEIQEEKGGTTQSSGTTETSSTTAK from the coding sequence ATGTTTATTTTGAAACATAAATATAATAAAAACTGGCTCAACACCAGGATGGGGTTTTTCTCATTAATGGTTGTGTTATTCTGGTTAAAAAACCTACTAGCTTATACAGTTGACTTTAATTTAGGAATTGAAAGTTTTTTCCAATACGTTATCTTATTTATTAGTCCTGTGGCAACAACAGTCTTTTTATTCTCTGCTGCACTCTATATAAAAAGTCCGAAAAAAGCCTACATTACGTTACTGATTATCTCATCATTAACCACCTTGTTACTTTTTTCTAACGTCATTTATTACCGAGAATTTACAGATTTTATTACCGTTAACACCATGCTTGGTGCCGGTAAAGTAGCTTCTGGTCTTGGTGAAAGTGCTCTTCGTATGTTTAGACCATATGATTTATTATATTGGATTGATATTATTGTTGTGATTGTCTTACTTGCAACAAAAAAAATCAAAATTGATGAAAGACCAATTGCTATTCGCTCAGCATTTGCTGTAACAAGTTTTTCTATCCTTCTATTTTCTGCTAACTTAACTTTAGCGGAAACAGATCGACCTGAATTATTAAAACGTACTTTCTCAAGAGATCATATCGTGAAATATTTAGGGATGAACGTCTTTACTGTTTATGATGGCGTACAGACGTATAACGCGACACAACGACGTGCTCAAGCGAGTCAAAATGATTTAGTTGATGTTCAAAAATATGTGAAAACACATTATGCTAAACCAAATGATGACATGTTTGGAATTGCCAAAGGGCGTAATGTCATTTATGTCCATTTAGAAAGTTTCCAACAATTTTTAATTGATTACAAATTAAAAGATGAAAATGGTGTTGAACACGAAGTTACCCCCTTCTTAAATAGTTTATTCCATTCAAATGAAACATTTAGTTTTGATAATGCCTTCCATCAAGTGGGATCAGGTAAAACAAGTGATGCTGAAACCTTGTTAGAAAATTCATTCTTTGGTTTAAGCCAAGGCCCTTTATTTACTCAATTGGGGGATAAAAACACATTCCAATCCGCACCTAATATTTTAGGTCAAACACAAGGTTATACAAGCGTAGCATTCCATGGTAATAGTGGCTCATTCTGGAATCGTAATGAAACATACAAACATTTAGGTTATAACTATTTCTTCGATGGTAGTTACTATGATGTGAATGAGAACAATTCATTCCAATATGGATTACATGATAAGCCATTCTTAGCACAATCTATTCAATACTTAGAGCATGTGCAACAGCCGTTTTATTCTAAATTTATTTTAGTATCAAACCATTATCCATATGCGAAATTTAAAGACGATAATGCTGGTTTCCCAATGGCTAATACATCAGATGCGACAATTAATGGATACTTTGCAACAGCAAACTACTTAGATACAGCGGTTAAAGAGTTCTTCGATTACTTAAAAGCATCTGGACTGTATGATAATTCAGTCATTGTGTTATATGGAGACCACTATGGTATTTCAAATTCTCGTAACAAATCTTTAGCTGAATTACTTGGTAAATCAAAAGAAGAATGGAACGACTTTGATGATACAGCCGTTCAGCGTGTTCCCGTAATGTTCCATATTCCTGGTCAAACTAAAGGTGGGATTGATCATACATTTGGGGGACAAGTTGACATCTTACCTACACTGCTACATTTATTAGGTGTTGATACTCAACCATATATTCAATTAGGACAAGATTTCTTCTCTAAAGATAAAGACCAAATTGTCGCCTTTAGAAATGGAACCATCGTCACACCAAAATACACGATCTTAAGTGAAGCCACCTATGATACAAAAACGGGTGAATTAATTGATTCGCCAACAGAAGAACAACTGACTGAAATAGCGGATATTAAAGAAAAAGGAACCACACAACTTAATATGTCTGATGCTATTACAAACGGTGATTTATTACGATTTAACACAAACAGTGGATTAAAACCACTTGATCCGGCTAAGTTTGATTATAAAAATGGGTTAGATAAACTCCTTCAAGTTGAACAACAAAAAGGAGATAAATCAACCAGTGTTTACTCACTACACAATAACCAATCAACTGTTGGTTTATTTAAAACACAGACTTATAAAGAAATTCAAGAAGAAAAAGGGGGGACCACTCAAAGTAGTGGAACCACTGAAACTTCTTCTACAACCGCAAAATAA
- a CDS encoding class I SAM-dependent rRNA methyltransferase, with product MKKVQIRQKKSQKYKGHYPLIKAEDMVNAQDECKKWVSFYSEKDEFLGYGYLGKQHKGSGWIVSFSENQPINKSFLVHLFNEAKDYRSTFFADEATTAFRLFNGEGDGLGGVTIDWYAGFLVVSWYNDTIYQLKKEILEALMSSNIKYQGIYEKIRFNTKEVPESAFLSGKQAPEPLLIKENNITYATYLNEGLMTGIFLDQRQVRGRLTDSYAIGKTVLNTFSYTGAFSIASAMGGAVSTISVDLAKRSRQKTQEQFAVNGLSTDNQSIIVMDVFDYFKYAFKKQVTCDIVVMDPPSFARNKKKVFSVAKDYQQLTTEAVALLNKDGLLVASTNAANVSLDKFRKMVELGIKETGRAFTFLELYQLPEDFRVAKEFNEGNYLKVLFYRVK from the coding sequence ATGAAGAAAGTACAAATAAGACAAAAGAAAAGTCAAAAATATAAAGGCCACTATCCATTAATTAAAGCTGAAGATATGGTAAATGCTCAAGACGAGTGTAAAAAATGGGTTAGTTTTTATTCTGAAAAAGATGAATTTTTAGGATATGGCTATTTAGGGAAACAACATAAAGGATCAGGTTGGATAGTTAGCTTTTCTGAAAACCAACCAATAAATAAATCTTTTTTAGTCCATCTATTTAACGAAGCAAAAGACTACCGTTCAACATTTTTTGCAGATGAGGCGACGACGGCATTTCGTTTGTTTAATGGTGAAGGAGATGGATTAGGTGGTGTAACGATTGATTGGTATGCTGGTTTTTTAGTTGTTTCTTGGTATAATGACACCATCTACCAATTAAAAAAAGAGATACTAGAAGCCTTAATGTCTTCTAATATTAAGTATCAAGGTATATATGAAAAAATTCGCTTTAATACAAAAGAAGTACCTGAGTCAGCATTTTTAAGCGGTAAACAAGCACCTGAGCCACTTTTAATCAAAGAAAATAATATCACTTATGCGACTTATTTAAATGAAGGTTTAATGACGGGAATCTTTTTGGATCAACGTCAAGTTAGAGGTCGTTTGACAGATAGTTATGCCATTGGAAAAACAGTATTAAATACATTCAGTTACACTGGAGCTTTTTCTATTGCAAGTGCAATGGGAGGTGCTGTGTCAACAATAAGCGTTGATTTAGCAAAAAGAAGTCGACAAAAAACCCAAGAACAGTTTGCTGTGAATGGGCTTAGTACCGATAATCAGTCTATAATAGTAATGGACGTTTTTGATTATTTTAAATATGCTTTTAAAAAACAAGTCACTTGTGATATTGTGGTAATGGACCCACCGAGTTTTGCAAGAAATAAAAAGAAAGTTTTTTCTGTCGCCAAAGATTATCAGCAATTAACGACTGAAGCAGTAGCATTATTAAATAAAGATGGGTTACTGGTTGCTTCAACAAATGCGGCAAATGTCTCGTTGGATAAGTTTAGGAAAATGGTCGAGCTAGGAATAAAAGAAACTGGTCGTGCGTTTACGTTTTTAGAATTATATCAATTACCAGAAGATTTCCGAGTAGCAAAAGAGTTTAATGAAGGAAATTATTTGAAAGTATTATTTTACCGAGTGAAATAA
- the aroD gene encoding type I 3-dehydroquinate dehydratase, with the protein MSELKVRNLELGKGKPKICVPLIAKNFEELFSEAIRLSKLDCDVIEWRADYFMYVHDARFMKKAAYFVRYAIDDKPLIFTYRTLQEGGGQHIELDEYVELNRMMMDTGLIDMVDLEFEMMLEKPSDIMVHAKEKNVKVLLSKHNNHFTPDVHNMYELIKDMYQLGGDICKLAVMPTDLQDMLNVLEVSNKIQTEHSEIPFVMISMGELGQLSRMTGELFGSSLTYASNGKYLSAPGQLPIPILREGMNLIGYKRGSR; encoded by the coding sequence ATGTCAGAGTTAAAAGTACGTAACCTTGAATTAGGAAAAGGAAAACCAAAAATATGTGTGCCTCTTATAGCGAAAAATTTTGAAGAACTGTTTTCGGAAGCTATACGATTAAGTAAATTAGATTGTGACGTCATCGAGTGGCGTGCAGATTATTTTATGTATGTTCACGATGCAAGATTTATGAAAAAAGCGGCCTACTTTGTGCGTTATGCCATTGATGATAAGCCACTTATCTTTACTTACAGAACATTGCAAGAAGGTGGTGGACAACATATTGAGTTAGATGAATATGTTGAACTCAATCGTATGATGATGGATACTGGTTTAATAGATATGGTTGATTTAGAATTTGAAATGATGTTAGAAAAACCTAGTGATATCATGGTTCATGCTAAGGAAAAAAATGTTAAAGTATTACTATCCAAACATAATAATCATTTTACACCTGACGTGCATAATATGTATGAGTTAATTAAAGACATGTATCAATTAGGTGGGGATATTTGTAAGCTGGCTGTTATGCCAACGGATTTACAAGATATGTTAAATGTGTTGGAAGTATCAAATAAAATCCAAACCGAACATTCGGAGATTCCTTTTGTTATGATTAGTATGGGTGAGTTAGGCCAATTATCTCGTATGACAGGTGAATTATTTGGGTCTAGTTTAACTTATGCGTCAAATGGAAAATATCTTTCAGCACCAGGTCAGCTTCCAATACCAATCTTAAGAGAAGGAATGAATCTTATTGGGTATAAAAGAGGGAGTCGATAG
- the ybaK gene encoding Cys-tRNA(Pro) deacylase: MSKKKAKTNAVRLLEQKKITFDTREYEYSDKHAAALETANALGIDENQVFKTLVTVGNKTGPIVAVIPGNKTLDLKKLAKVSGNKKIEMLPMKELEGLTGYIHGGCSPVGMKKLFPTYYAKEAEIFDTIHVSAGRRGLQMSVSPEDLLNVTHGKYADLTEDETILG; the protein is encoded by the coding sequence ATGTCTAAAAAGAAGGCTAAAACAAATGCTGTTAGGTTGTTGGAACAAAAGAAAATAACATTTGATACCAGAGAGTATGAATACAGCGATAAACACGCAGCGGCACTTGAAACCGCCAATGCGTTAGGGATTGATGAAAATCAAGTCTTTAAAACGCTTGTGACTGTGGGAAATAAGACGGGACCCATTGTGGCAGTTATACCTGGAAATAAAACGTTAGATTTAAAAAAATTGGCTAAAGTTAGTGGTAATAAAAAAATAGAGATGCTACCAATGAAAGAGTTAGAAGGATTAACAGGCTATATCCATGGAGGCTGTTCTCCTGTTGGAATGAAAAAATTATTTCCAACTTATTATGCCAAAGAAGCTGAAATTTTTGATACTATACACGTTTCTGCAGGTCGTCGAGGACTACAAATGAGTGTCTCGCCTGAAGATTTATTAAATGTGACACATGGAAAGTATGCTGATTTAACAGAAGATGAAACGATTCTAGGTTAG
- a CDS encoding NAD(P)/FAD-dependent oxidoreductase has product MNIDVIVIGGGTSGMMAAVSAAEKGARVMIIDKNKMLGKKLRLTGGGRCNVTNNRPSEDIISFIPGNGKFLYSTFSQFNNYDIMEFFESHGVHLKEEDHGRMFPVENTSKAIVNGLFDRLNALNVELKMNTTVKKLLVTDGNITGVMTDTKEEIHAPCVVLATGGKTYQYTGSTGDGYTLAKKVGHTITKLFPTESPLLSEESFIKSRDLQGLSLRDIGLSVIDEKGKVVVTHEMDALFTHSGISGPAALRCSMFVNQLLEKGQKHVTMSLDLFPLKSEQDIKQQMVSIQKEDGNKSIKNALKSLMQERYLEFLLTRSEIDTQTPFKQVTEKEIDVLVGEIKHLTFTVNKTYPLDKSFVTGGGISLKEVNPKTMESKCVNGLFFCGELLDINGYTGGFNITAAFCTGHVAGEHAAEIASYFNY; this is encoded by the coding sequence ATGAATATAGATGTCATTGTCATTGGTGGGGGAACAAGCGGTATGATGGCTGCCGTTTCCGCGGCTGAAAAAGGCGCACGCGTCATGATTATTGATAAAAACAAAATGCTTGGAAAAAAATTACGTCTAACTGGTGGAGGTCGATGTAACGTCACCAATAATAGACCGTCAGAAGACATTATTTCTTTTATCCCAGGAAACGGGAAATTTTTGTATAGTACCTTCTCTCAATTTAATAACTATGACATTATGGAATTTTTTGAAAGCCATGGTGTGCATTTAAAAGAAGAAGATCATGGTAGAATGTTTCCTGTTGAAAACACCTCTAAAGCAATCGTTAACGGTTTATTTGATCGCTTAAATGCCTTAAACGTTGAATTAAAAATGAACACAACTGTTAAAAAATTATTAGTAACTGATGGCAATATCACTGGCGTAATGACTGATACAAAAGAAGAAATTCACGCTCCTTGTGTGGTTTTAGCCACTGGTGGGAAGACTTATCAATATACTGGGTCCACTGGAGATGGGTACACATTAGCAAAAAAAGTGGGGCACACCATTACCAAACTATTTCCAACCGAATCTCCCCTTTTATCTGAAGAGTCTTTTATTAAAAGTCGTGATCTTCAAGGGTTATCGTTACGAGATATTGGGTTATCCGTGATTGATGAAAAAGGGAAAGTGGTTGTCACTCATGAAATGGATGCGTTGTTCACTCATTCTGGCATCTCTGGTCCTGCAGCCCTTCGTTGTAGTATGTTTGTCAATCAACTCCTTGAAAAAGGACAAAAACATGTCACGATGTCTCTTGATTTGTTTCCATTAAAATCTGAACAAGATATCAAACAGCAAATGGTGTCTATCCAAAAAGAAGATGGCAATAAATCCATAAAAAATGCGTTAAAGTCATTGATGCAAGAACGTTATCTAGAGTTTTTACTTACTCGCAGCGAGATTGACACGCAGACACCTTTCAAACAGGTGACTGAAAAAGAAATTGATGTTCTCGTCGGTGAAATCAAACACCTTACGTTTACAGTTAATAAAACTTATCCACTTGATAAATCGTTTGTCACAGGTGGTGGGATTAGTCTAAAAGAAGTGAACCCAAAAACGATGGAAAGTAAATGTGTAAACGGGCTATTTTTCTGTGGTGAGTTACTGGATATCAATGGATATACTGGTGGTTTTAACATTACTGCAGCGTTTTGTACTGGTCATGTTGCCGGAGAACACGCGGCAGAAATTGCCAGCTATTTTAACTATTAG
- the gdhA gene encoding NADP-specific glutamate dehydrogenase has product MSPQDYVTKMLDEVKEKYGYQSEYIQAVEEFLTTVTPFLEKNPVYCEKNILGQLIIPERLIEFRVPWMSDSGEWMVNTGYRVQYNSALGPYKGGLRFHPSVNQSIMKFLAFEQIFKNSLTSLPIGGGKGGSDFDPKGKSDGEIMRFCQSFMQELQKHIGPSMDVPAGDMGVGGREIGYLYGEYKRLNGYQAGVLTGKPLAFWGSLARTEATGYGLVYFVKYLLQDKGDSLKGKRVMVSGSGNVAIYAIEKAQELGATVLGCSDSSGYIIDEDGVDCELVKEIKEVKRGRLSDYAAAKPNAKYVENASIWTENIAYEVALPCATQNEIGLDEAAILIKNGIKVLAEGANMPTKLEALHKLTNSGVIYCPGKAANAGGVAVSALEMAQNAQRLPWSFEQVDSELDSIMKNIYETCATTAKEYAKEDDLLTGANIAGFERVAKAMLAQGLV; this is encoded by the coding sequence ATGTCACCACAAGATTATGTAACAAAAATGTTGGATGAAGTGAAAGAAAAATATGGTTACCAATCAGAGTATATTCAAGCAGTGGAAGAATTTTTAACCACAGTCACACCATTTTTAGAAAAAAATCCCGTATACTGTGAGAAAAATATCTTAGGTCAGTTGATTATACCTGAGCGTTTAATTGAGTTTCGCGTTCCTTGGATGTCAGATTCAGGTGAGTGGATGGTGAATACTGGTTACCGTGTTCAATACAACTCAGCGTTAGGACCTTACAAAGGTGGGTTACGTTTCCACCCGTCAGTGAATCAAAGTATTATGAAATTCTTAGCGTTTGAACAAATTTTTAAAAACAGTTTAACCTCTTTACCTATTGGAGGAGGTAAAGGTGGAAGTGATTTTGATCCTAAAGGTAAATCTGATGGTGAAATCATGCGTTTTTGTCAAAGTTTTATGCAAGAATTACAAAAACATATTGGCCCAAGTATGGATGTGCCAGCTGGTGATATGGGTGTTGGAGGCCGTGAAATTGGGTATTTATACGGAGAATACAAACGTCTAAATGGTTATCAAGCAGGTGTTTTAACTGGTAAACCATTAGCTTTCTGGGGAAGTTTAGCTCGTACAGAAGCAACAGGTTATGGTTTAGTGTATTTTGTTAAGTATTTGTTACAAGACAAAGGTGACTCACTAAAAGGCAAACGTGTGATGGTTTCAGGTAGTGGTAACGTGGCCATTTATGCGATTGAAAAAGCACAAGAATTAGGCGCAACAGTTCTTGGCTGTTCTGATTCTTCTGGTTATATCATCGATGAAGATGGTGTAGACTGTGAGTTAGTTAAAGAAATCAAAGAAGTGAAACGTGGTCGTTTAAGTGACTATGCTGCAGCAAAACCAAATGCTAAGTACGTTGAAAATGCGTCAATTTGGACAGAAAATATTGCCTATGAAGTCGCTTTACCATGTGCCACTCAAAATGAAATTGGATTAGATGAAGCAGCTATTCTAATCAAAAACGGGATAAAAGTCTTAGCTGAAGGGGCAAACATGCCAACTAAACTTGAAGCTCTACACAAATTAACGAATTCTGGTGTTATCTATTGTCCAGGTAAAGCAGCCAATGCTGGTGGAGTGGCTGTATCAGCGTTAGAAATGGCTCAAAATGCTCAACGTTTACCTTGGAGTTTTGAACAAGTCGACTCAGAACTTGATAGCATTATGAAAAATATCTATGAAACATGTGCGACAACAGCAAAAGAATACGCGAAAGAAGACGATTTACTAACTGGTGCAAATATCGCTGGATTTGAACGAGTTGCTAAAGCAATGCTTGCTCAAGGACTTGTGTAA
- a CDS encoding glucose-6-phosphate isomerase, which produces MSHIRFDYSNVGTFIGDHELGYMQAEVTAAHNALREGTGPGNDFRGWIDLPENYDKEEFARVKKAAEKIQSDSDILIVIGIGGSYLGAKAAIDFLNHSFYNLLDNEERKTPQVFFAGNSISSTYLADLIQIIGDKDFSVNVISKSGTTTEPAIAFRVFKDLLEKKYGKEEANKRIYATTDKARGAVKTEADVEGWETFVIPDDVGGRFTVLTPVGLLPIAVTGANIDELMKGAADARVAYSSDDLTKNEAYQYAALRNILYRKGKVTELLINYEPNLQYFSEWWKQLFGESEGKDQKGIYPSSANFSTDLHSLGQYIQEGRRNIFETVIKVEKPRKSVEIPVLDQDLDGLGYIQGKEIDFVNTKAFEGTLLAHTDGDVPNFVVNIPETDAYTLGYLMYFFEIAVGISGYLNGVNPFDQPGVEAYKKNMFALLGKPGFEELAKELNERLK; this is translated from the coding sequence ATGTCACATATTCGTTTTGATTATTCAAATGTCGGTACATTTATCGGTGACCATGAATTAGGTTACATGCAAGCAGAAGTAACAGCAGCACACAATGCATTGCGTGAAGGGACTGGACCAGGAAATGATTTCCGTGGTTGGATTGATTTACCAGAAAACTATGATAAAGAAGAATTTGCTCGCGTTAAAAAAGCAGCAGAAAAAATTCAATCAGATTCAGATATTTTAATCGTCATTGGAATTGGTGGGTCATACTTAGGAGCTAAAGCTGCTATCGACTTTTTAAACCACTCATTCTATAACCTTTTAGACAATGAAGAAAGAAAAACACCACAAGTATTCTTTGCTGGAAATTCTATTAGCTCAACTTATTTAGCTGATTTAATCCAAATTATTGGGGACAAAGATTTCTCAGTGAATGTTATTTCTAAATCTGGTACAACAACTGAACCAGCAATTGCATTTAGAGTCTTTAAAGATTTATTAGAGAAAAAATACGGTAAAGAAGAAGCAAACAAACGTATCTACGCAACAACTGATAAAGCACGCGGCGCTGTTAAAACAGAAGCTGACGTTGAAGGTTGGGAAACATTTGTTATTCCTGATGATGTTGGGGGACGTTTTACTGTATTAACTCCAGTTGGATTACTTCCAATCGCTGTAACAGGTGCCAACATTGATGAGTTAATGAAAGGTGCTGCTGACGCACGCGTTGCATACAGCTCTGATGATTTAACAAAAAATGAAGCGTATCAATATGCTGCATTACGTAACATTTTATACCGTAAAGGAAAAGTAACAGAGTTATTAATCAATTACGAACCAAACTTACAATATTTCTCTGAATGGTGGAAACAATTATTCGGTGAGTCTGAAGGGAAAGATCAAAAAGGTATCTACCCATCAAGTGCGAACTTCTCAACTGACTTACATTCATTAGGTCAATACATTCAAGAAGGGCGCCGTAACATTTTTGAAACCGTCATTAAAGTCGAAAAACCTCGTAAAAGCGTGGAGATTCCAGTACTTGATCAAGACTTAGATGGTTTAGGTTACATTCAAGGAAAAGAAATTGACTTTGTTAATACAAAAGCCTTTGAAGGAACACTTTTAGCGCATACAGATGGTGATGTGCCAAACTTTGTGGTAAATATTCCTGAAACAGATGCTTACACATTAGGTTACTTAATGTACTTCTTTGAAATCGCAGTTGGTATTTCAGGTTACTTAAATGGTGTCAACCCATTTGATCAACCAGGTGTTGAAGCATATAAGAAAAACATGTTTGCTTTACTTGGAAAACCAGGTTTTGAAGAGTTAGCAAAAGAATTAAACGAACGTCTTAAATAA
- a CDS encoding DNA alkylation repair protein, with protein MTPTQTTLFSMQDTTYKAFNARLIPTISPDKVIGVRMPQLRKLAKEMIKNEDTVNFLSELPHTYHEENVLHMLIISSIKDFDEAIKAYQTFLPYVDNWAVTDCQTPAVFKKNPDKLLPYIDEWLVSSEEYTIRFAILQLMNIYLTEDNFNESILERVCEVKNEAYYVNMMRAWFFATSLAKQYDVTIPYINERRLDDWTHQKTIQKARESLRISPETKDYLKTLKKPSN; from the coding sequence ATGACACCAACACAAACAACCCTTTTTTCAATGCAAGATACGACTTACAAAGCCTTTAACGCGAGATTAATCCCGACCATTAGTCCTGATAAGGTCATTGGTGTGAGGATGCCACAACTTAGAAAACTAGCTAAAGAGATGATTAAAAATGAGGATACAGTCAATTTTTTATCAGAATTACCTCATACCTATCACGAGGAAAATGTCCTGCATATGTTGATTATCTCAAGTATAAAAGACTTTGATGAAGCCATTAAAGCATACCAAACGTTTTTGCCTTATGTGGATAATTGGGCCGTGACAGATTGCCAAACACCTGCTGTATTTAAAAAGAATCCAGACAAATTACTACCATATATAGACGAATGGCTGGTTTCAAGTGAGGAATACACCATCCGTTTTGCTATATTGCAGCTGATGAATATTTATCTAACAGAAGACAACTTCAATGAATCGATATTAGAGCGTGTGTGTGAGGTGAAAAATGAGGCCTATTATGTCAATATGATGCGAGCATGGTTTTTTGCGACCAGTTTGGCTAAGCAGTATGATGTAACGATTCCCTATATTAATGAGAGAAGATTAGATGACTGGACACATCAAAAAACGATTCAAAAGGCGCGTGAGAGTTTAAGAATCTCACCAGAAACAAAAGACTATCTAAAGACACTTAAAAAGCCTTCCAATTAA
- a CDS encoding DUF1361 domain-containing protein, translated as MKNMVRLMSLLFIIGAYNTRFSFLSLNILLAYIPLELSFQFFRVKKNSLKIGLAALFMLYFPNIPYLVTDMIHMDILDIYNYFTGDSIKNLGDWTLTVVLFLAVFSFVLIGFGQLLKLLNYIKNRYTLNMTQVSLILIVVCLLSSLGIYAGRFPPRFHSIDIFVRPWYVFKTIFLNWSLVKLEIVVLFLILHLAIVGVMTMNKQLSTLN; from the coding sequence ATGAAAAATATGGTTAGATTAATGAGTCTATTATTTATCATTGGAGCGTATAATACACGTTTTTCGTTTTTATCATTGAATATTTTATTAGCTTACATCCCTTTAGAGCTGTCATTTCAATTTTTTCGTGTCAAGAAAAATAGTTTAAAAATAGGGTTAGCAGCTTTGTTTATGTTATATTTTCCTAATATTCCTTATTTGGTGACAGATATGATTCACATGGATATTTTAGATATTTATAACTATTTTACAGGAGATAGCATTAAAAATTTAGGTGATTGGACATTGACTGTGGTATTGTTTTTAGCGGTTTTTAGTTTTGTTTTAATTGGGTTTGGTCAATTGTTAAAACTATTAAATTATATTAAAAATCGTTATACCCTAAACATGACTCAAGTCAGTTTGATATTAATTGTTGTGTGTTTGTTATCTTCACTAGGCATTTATGCTGGTAGATTTCCACCAAGGTTTCATTCTATTGATATTTTTGTTAGGCCTTGGTATGTGTTTAAAACCATTTTTCTTAACTGGTCACTCGTCAAATTAGAAATAGTCGTCCTTTTTTTAATTCTTCACTTAGCGATTGTTGGTGTGATGACAATGAATAAACAATTATCAACATTAAATTAA